A stretch of DNA from Rhodoluna sp. KAS3:
AACCGCCAACACGTGAAGGTTTGATGTTGATGATCTCGGCTGCCCCGAGTTCAATTGCATCGCGGGCGATATCTGCCGAAATAATCGTCTCATCAAGACACACTGGGGTTTCGATGTAGTCGGCAAGCTTGGCGTGGCCCAGCATGTCCTCTTCGTTGATTGGCTGCTCAATCAACAGCAAGTTGAACTCGTCCAGACGCTTCAGCAAATCGAAGTCGTTGCGCGTGTAAGCGGTGTTGGCATCGACCTGAAGCAAGAGGTCATCACCGTAGGTTTCGCGAACCAATTTCACTGGCTCGTAGTCCCAACCCGGCTCAATCTTCAGCTTGATTCGAACATAACCCTCGTTCAGGTAACGCTCAACGTATTCCATTAGCTCAGGCAGTGAGTCCATGATGCCAACCGATACACCTGCTGGAACCTTGGTTTTGGTTGCGCCAAGGTAGGTGGCAAACGAAGTATTTGCCGCTCGCAACTGTGCGTCGAGAAGGGCTGTTTCAATTGCAGCCTTGGCCATGCGGTGGCCCTTGATCCACTCTAGAGTTGGTGCCACAGATTCGGCTGTGAGGTCATTTCCCAGTGCAAACAAGTCTGGAAGCATGAACTGCTTCAAAACGGCCATAGCGCCCGTGTGGTACTCGCTCGAGTAATCAGGGCGGTCATTCGCGCCGCACTCTGCCCAGCCCTCGCCAGAATCAGTAATGGCGTGGGCCCAAACCACCTCGTGGGTGTTTACCGAACTAAATGAAGTGCGGAAGGCGGACTTCAATGGGACATTTAGACGAATTAGCTCTACGGCTTCGAGTTTCATTGGTTCCTGTTTCTATTCGGTCTTGCTCAAAATCAGCGAGGTGCGGTCTGGAGTCATGGCGGTAACCTGCCATCCGGTGTTCATCAGGTCCAGCATTTGATCGCGCACCAGCATGCGCACTTTCAGCGCCGATTCAAGATCTACTGAGCGCATTGTTTCAATGTCTTCGGGTATCTCGACAACTACTTCTTCTGGTCCTGCGTTTCGTAGGCTTGCCAAGGGGCTATCGGTGCGTTGGCCTTTGACTGACCAGTAGGCAAATAAACGATCCGAAACGTCGCCCAGGTTGATCGAGTCGGTCATTGATCCATAGAAATTCGGTAGGTATTCAACAGCGATTGCGCCTAGCTTCACAAAATTGAAGTAGCAGTTCCGGCGAACCAGCGGGTCGAAGGTCCAGGTGATTGCATCGATGGAATTCTCTTTAGCCCATTCCATTTGGTGCTGCTTGATCTGAAAGCCAACACCCGAAACCGTGGCTGCGGTCACATGAGAGTGCAGAATGTTTTCAGAATTGAAGCTGCCCCTGATACCGAACGACGCACCAACTGCATGGCCATCCAGTTCGGCAATTACGCAGTAAGCCCCCACGTGTACGGCAGCCAGAATCAAATCAAAAGGGGCAACGTCGTCGCCGTCCTGCCAAACGGTTCTAAAAAACTCGGCCACCTTGATTGCGTCCTCAGCAGAAGACACCTCACGCAGCACAACGTTGTTCATACTTCAATTCTTCCAGATAAAAGTAAAGCGGGAGCACGCCTAAGCATACCCCCGCCTCAGATTTGAGATTACTTGGTGCCGTTGATGGTCGCCTCGGTAACGCCGAACGGTGACAGGTTCCACTTAGCCAAAAGCTGAGCGTAGGTACCGTCATCGATAAGTGACTGAACAGCGGCCTGAATGGCTGCGGTCAGGCCTGTGTTGGCCTTTAGAACACCGATACCGGTTAGAGCCGAGGTGTAGCCCTCAGGTGCGTCGGTAGGTGCAACTAGGTCAAAGTAGGCACCCTCGCCTGCAGTCTGAACGGTGTAGGCCGCAACCTGTCCGTCGTTTACACCGGCAACAGCCTTACCAGCACGGATTGCGTTCTGAGCATCGCCATCGGTTGGGAACTCAAGAACTTCAATCGGGGTGTCACAGCTTGGGTTCACCGCGTTGATTAGGTCGATCTGTGCGGTTGCAGTCTGAATTGCAACTACCTTGCCACATAGGTCTGCGAAGCTGTTGATCCCCTCTGGGTTTCCTTCAGCAACCACAACTGCAAAGCCAGCTGAGAAGTAGTCAACGAAGTCAAGGACTTCCTGGCGCTCTAGGGTGTCGTTCATACCCGACATGATGATGTCGTGGGTACCTGACTGAAGTGACGGAATGATTCCATCCCAGTCCTGGTCGTTGAAGCTAAGTACAACACCAAGCTTCTTGCCAATCTCAACTGACAGGTCGTAGTCGAAACCGGTTGGGTTGTCGTTCTCGTCGAACAGCTCCATTGGAGCGTAAGGAATGTCGCTGGCTACTGAGATGCCGTCCTTGTACTCTTCAGGCAAAAGCGCGGCCGCAGCTGCGTCAGTCGGAACAAGTTCATCGGTGTTGGTTGCTGCAGGTGCGGCACAACCGGTTAGAACAAAAAGGCTAGCGGTCGCAAGAGCTGCAAATCCCGCAATCTTTGAAACAGACACGTGTTCTCCTCTTAAGGGGTTTGTGGGGTGTACTTTTAGAGCCTAATTGAGGCTCGCGAAAATTATTCGGGTTTGGCGCAATGTTTACAAGAACGAAATGACTAAAGCACTGAGCTTAGGAAGGCTTTGGTCCTTGGGTTCTGTGGATTCTCAATAACCTCGGTCGGACTGCCAGACTCAACGACCACTCCGCCGTCCATAAATACGACGGTGTCGGCGACCTCACGGGCAAAGCCCATTTCGTGCGTCACGACAATCATGGTCATGCCGCTCTTGGCAAGCTTGCGCATTACATCCAAAACATCGCCGACGAGCTCTGGGTCAAGTGCCGAGGTTGGCTCGTCGAATAGCATCAGTTTTGGCTCCATCGCCAAAGCGCGGGCAATAGCAACACGCTGCTGCTGACCACCTGACAACTGCGATGGGTAGCTATCCGCTTTATCTGCCAAGCCGACCGAATCGAGAAGTTCTCGGGCTTTAGCGATTGCCTCAGCCTTTGACACACCCTTTACGCCAACCGGCGCTTCGATGATGTTCTCGAGAGCGGTTAGGTGAGGGAACAAGTTGAAACGCTGAAAAACCATACCGATTTCGGCACGCTGCTTGGCGATCGCGGTTGGCTTCATCTCATAGATAGCATCTGACTTTTCCTTGAAACCCATGAGCTCGCCATCTACATAGAGGCGACCACCGTTGATGGTTTCTAGGTGGTTGATACAGCGCAGAAACGTTGACTTACCGGAACCCGAAGGACCAAGCAAGCACAAAACCTGACCCTGCTCCACCTGAAGTGTGATTCCTTTGAGGACCTCGTTGGCACCGAAACTCTTGCGAATCGCGCGAGCGTCTACCATCAGCGGCTTGCTCATACGTTTCCCTTCATGCCAATACGCATCCAGCGCGATTTTTGATCGGCAACGCTAAAACCGCGACCGTATTTCTTCTCGAGGTAATTCTGAGGAATTGAGAGGACAGTAGTCATAACCAAGTACCAGAATCCGGCGACTACCAATAGCTCCACCTGGGCAAGGTTCTGTGATGAAATCTGCGAAGTGCGAGCGTAGAGCTCCATAACTGCGACTACCTGGAGCAACGAGGTGTTCTTGAGCATTGAAATAAACTCATTGCCCATCGGTGGAATGATCACGCGCATAGCCTGAGGCAAAACGATTCGGCGCAGGGTGTACCCAGAACTCATGCCAAGGGACTTTGCTGCCTCAGTCTGCCCGGCGTCAACTGAGAGGATTCCTGCTCGCACGATCTCGGCTGCGTAGGCACCCTCATTTAGAGAAAGTGCGATGATGCCGGCGATTAGCGCGGTGAACACCAAGCTGGTCTTTTCAGAGAACCAAATGATGTCGGTAAACGGGATTCCGATTTCAATGTTCGGGTAGATGATGCCCAGGTAACCCCAGAAAACTACCTGCAATAGCAGCGGGGTTCCGCGAAAGAAACCGACATATCCGGTGGCCACCGCGCGCAACACAGGGTTTGGAGAAAGTCGCATCACGGCAAAGATTACGGCCAGGATGGTACCGATAAACATTGAAATCACCGTAAGCACGACGGTAAGCAGCGCAGCTGCCATTACCTTCTCATTGAAAATGTACTTATCAATGATGTCGTGGTTGATGTTTGGCGATGCCCAGAGCGAGTAAACGAAGCTACCAATTAGGGCAACAAGAATAACTGCTGACACCCAACGCCAAGGATGACGAAGCGGCACCGCAACGATGTCGTCGCTTAGTGCCTTGTCCTTTGGAGACATCTAACCACCTTCGGCTGAAAAATTATTCTCGTCAAATCTTATGCCTTTATCGCAGTCAACTAACCGCGATAAACGGACTACTGGTAGGGAGTACGGGACTTGAACCCGTGACCGACGGATTATGAGTCCGCTGCTCTAACCGGCTGAGCTAACTCCCCCTGGTCTTGAGTTTCTAATTATCTTCGTTTCTCAAGCGTTCGGCTGCATCCTTCACAGCCTCTTTTGCCTTGTTGGCGGTTTTCTTCGCTGAGTTCCTGACCCGCTCGTTTACCTCGTGGGCCTTCTCTAGCACCTCGTCACGAATGTCCTCGAGTTTGTCGATAACCTCTTCGGCTACGTCTTCTGCTTTATCTCTCAGCTCATTAGTTGCCTCACGCAAGGCTCGTGCTCGCTCGCGAAGTGCCTCAACACGATCATGCAACGATTCCGGCAAAATACCGATTGGGCGGGTGTAGTCATCATTGTTGTCATCAGAGGTCTTATCGGTGTCATTATCACCACGATAGAGCCCCTCAAAAATGGTCAGGGTGCGCTCAATGTCGTGCGCCTGAATTAGGTGAAGTGAGTTTTCAGACAGACGATCGAGCTCAGCCTGATCTGCCGTGAGAATCCGCTTCAGCTTGTCGCTGAATTCAACTACGTCGTCAGGCTGGAAAAGGTAGCCGTTGTCACCATCGTGCACCAAGTGCGGCAGGGCCATGGCGTCTGCAGCAACGACCGGTCGACCCGAGGCCATCGCCTCCATGGTTGCAATACTCTGCAGCTCTGCAATAGATGGCATTGCGAACAAAGTCGCGCGCTCATACGCCTTCGGCAATTCTTGCTCGCTGATGTGCCCCAAGAAGTGCACGTTCTTCGCGATGCCCAGCTCAAGCGCCAGGTTTTCCAGATACTTACGCTCGCCGCCGTCACCAACAATCTCCACCTGCGTGTTGAGCGATTTCGGCAGCATGGCCACGGCCTTCAGCAGGTTGTGGATGTGTTTCTCGTAATCTAGGCGACCAAGAAACAGAATTCTCGGCTCTGCGTTTGAAGTCGGTGAGGTGTTAGCAAACTTTGAAGCATCGATTCCACAGCTAATCGCCAACACACCGTCGACCCCGGCAGCAGCCTCTAGAAGCTGAGCGGCACGGCGCGTTGGTGTAGTAATTGCATCAACCTGAGACAAAACGCGCCCGGCATCAGCCCAGGCCATTTTCATGACGGTCTTTTCGAGGAACTTTGGCACGATTACCGAGTACTTAATCAGGTTCTCAGGCATGATGTGGTTGGTCGCAAGAAGTCGAATGCCCTGTTCCTTGGCACTCTTGACCAGGTATCTACCCATAATCAGGTGCGACTGAATGTGAACAGCGTCAGGCTTTACCTCGCGCAGAATCTTGTCAGTCTTGGCCTTTAGCGAATATGGCCAAACGTAGCGCAGCGTTTTGTGCTGAGGAATTCGGTAGCTCTTGATGCGGTGAACGGTCATCTTGGCGCCGTCGTGCTGCTCGATGAAGGTGCCGTGCTGTTCGTTATATGCAGAGGCAATGATGTGAACATCGTGCCCATGGCGCGCCAGTCCGCCGGCTAGACGCTCGGCGAATCGCGCTGCACCATTGATGTCGGGCGGAAATGTGTCACAACCAATGACGATGGTAAGTTTTTTGAAACCAGGAGTACCGGGGGCTACTGCCAAAGTTCTAACCTCTACTAAGAAGACGATGTTGCGGGACGAACCCACACTGAAATTTTACTTGAACTCGCAGCCGGCGGAACTACGCGTGTGCTTTTTTAGGTCGAAGTTCGGGATGCACCTTTGAAATTAGGTAAACACCAACTACCGCCACCACCGCGCTGAGTCCAAAGCCAATCATGGTCGGAACGCTTGCCTGCTGAGCCTCACCGAGGATGACGATTCCGATAGACACGGCAACCAACGGATCAATAACAGTTAGGCCAGCAATTACTAGGTCAGGCGGCCCCGAAGAATAAGCATTTTGAACAAACCAGCCGCCAAGTGAAACAGCAATCAGAAGCCCCAAAGTACACAGTGCTGTCAACCATTCAAACTGGCCCTGATAAATACGCTGAATAACTACCTTTGCCAAGGTAGCAACGAACCCATACAGCACGCCCGCTCCAACCACGTAGATCAGCGCATTCATGCGCTTTCCGAGCGTGAAAAAGAGAACACCGAACACGACAAGGATGGAGGCAAGAACAATCAGAACCTCAACTAAGTGACCATCGGTGAGTTCGGTCTCGTCAGCAACACCTGAGGCCATCAATACAAAAGCGGCGATGCCGAAAGTACACAGCGAAATGGCAAGAATTGTGCCCCGATTTAGCCGAGTCTTAGTGGCTCGTGCATTGAGAAGTGAGGTAATCACCAGAGCAATAGCACCGATGGGCTGAACCACGATTAGG
This window harbors:
- a CDS encoding DMT family transporter — translated: MGPGLDMRTVAILLAVLAAVALAFGAQFQNDAVVQKSKIKDKLKGSLSLKQLLNVIKHPKWLSGTFFMGLAIILQLGSLSLAPLIVVQPIGAIALVITSLLNARATKTRLNRGTILAISLCTFGIAAFVLMASGVADETELTDGHLVEVLIVLASILVVFGVLFFTLGKRMNALIYVVGAGVLYGFVATLAKVVIQRIYQGQFEWLTALCTLGLLIAVSLGGWFVQNAYSSGPPDLVIAGLTVIDPLVAVSIGIVILGEAQQASVPTMIGFGLSAVVAVVGVYLISKVHPELRPKKAHA
- a CDS encoding glycosyltransferase, which codes for MGSSRNIVFLVEVRTLAVAPGTPGFKKLTIVIGCDTFPPDINGAARFAERLAGGLARHGHDVHIIASAYNEQHGTFIEQHDGAKMTVHRIKSYRIPQHKTLRYVWPYSLKAKTDKILREVKPDAVHIQSHLIMGRYLVKSAKEQGIRLLATNHIMPENLIKYSVIVPKFLEKTVMKMAWADAGRVLSQVDAITTPTRRAAQLLEAAAGVDGVLAISCGIDASKFANTSPTSNAEPRILFLGRLDYEKHIHNLLKAVAMLPKSLNTQVEIVGDGGERKYLENLALELGIAKNVHFLGHISEQELPKAYERATLFAMPSIAELQSIATMEAMASGRPVVAADAMALPHLVHDGDNGYLFQPDDVVEFSDKLKRILTADQAELDRLSENSLHLIQAHDIERTLTIFEGLYRGDNDTDKTSDDNNDDYTRPIGILPESLHDRVEALRERARALREATNELRDKAEDVAEEVIDKLEDIRDEVLEKAHEVNERVRNSAKKTANKAKEAVKDAAERLRNEDN
- a CDS encoding amino acid ABC transporter ATP-binding protein, which gives rise to MVDARAIRKSFGANEVLKGITLQVEQGQVLCLLGPSGSGKSTFLRCINHLETINGGRLYVDGELMGFKEKSDAIYEMKPTAIAKQRAEIGMVFQRFNLFPHLTALENIIEAPVGVKGVSKAEAIAKARELLDSVGLADKADSYPSQLSGGQQQRVAIARALAMEPKLMLFDEPTSALDPELVGDVLDVMRKLAKSGMTMIVVTHEMGFAREVADTVVFMDGGVVVESGSPTEVIENPQNPRTKAFLSSVL
- a CDS encoding ABC transporter substrate-binding protein; translation: MSVSKIAGFAALATASLFVLTGCAAPAATNTDELVPTDAAAAALLPEEYKDGISVASDIPYAPMELFDENDNPTGFDYDLSVEIGKKLGVVLSFNDQDWDGIIPSLQSGTHDIIMSGMNDTLERQEVLDFVDYFSAGFAVVVAEGNPEGINSFADLCGKVVAIQTATAQIDLINAVNPSCDTPIEVLEFPTDGDAQNAIRAGKAVAGVNDGQVAAYTVQTAGEGAYFDLVAPTDAPEGYTSALTGIGVLKANTGLTAAIQAAVQSLIDDGTYAQLLAKWNLSPFGVTEATINGTK
- a CDS encoding amino acid ABC transporter permease, whose amino-acid sequence is MSPKDKALSDDIVAVPLRHPWRWVSAVILVALIGSFVYSLWASPNINHDIIDKYIFNEKVMAAALLTVVLTVISMFIGTILAVIFAVMRLSPNPVLRAVATGYVGFFRGTPLLLQVVFWGYLGIIYPNIEIGIPFTDIIWFSEKTSLVFTALIAGIIALSLNEGAYAAEIVRAGILSVDAGQTEAAKSLGMSSGYTLRRIVLPQAMRVIIPPMGNEFISMLKNTSLLQVVAVMELYARTSQISSQNLAQVELLVVAGFWYLVMTTVLSIPQNYLEKKYGRGFSVADQKSRWMRIGMKGNV
- the menC gene encoding o-succinylbenzoate synthase, producing the protein MKLEAVELIRLNVPLKSAFRTSFSSVNTHEVVWAHAITDSGEGWAECGANDRPDYSSEYHTGAMAVLKQFMLPDLFALGNDLTAESVAPTLEWIKGHRMAKAAIETALLDAQLRAANTSFATYLGATKTKVPAGVSVGIMDSLPELMEYVERYLNEGYVRIKLKIEPGWDYEPVKLVRETYGDDLLLQVDANTAYTRNDFDLLKRLDEFNLLLIEQPINEEDMLGHAKLADYIETPVCLDETIISADIARDAIELGAAEIINIKPSRVGGYLESKKIHDVSVANNIPVWCGGMLETGIGRAANLALAAMPGFTLPGDTSASSRYFEVDTTTPFVLVDGHIDVPTGPGIGVDPIAEIVDRYAVSREWIKA